CACAATCTCGGGCTGAGGCTGGGGCTCGCCCAACAATGGGTTCAACGCGAAGTAATCGACAATGGAATACAAGCTGCCCGAGAAACCCGGCTTCTGAATCGGATTCACGAAGACCCAGTCGAAGCCCATCTCCGCGGCACGCTGAAGATGCGGCGTCCATGCCCGACATGGGCCTGCCAACAACGGAAACAGATTATAGACGATCACGCATCACGGACTATCACAAACCAACTCTCGCCAAAACCCGCCAAAACCCGGGCGAATGCCGCCCCCCACGCGTTTCGAACCTTGCGTTCATGCTTTGAGACGTCACGGCGCACGAATCACGTACTCTGTTCCCGTCCAACAGGTTGACAGTGTTCGGGGTCGAAATCCCTGGACCTGAGGCCTCAGGAGCGGAAATGGCAGTCGTGGCAAAGAAGGCAAGAGAGCATAGCTTGGAAGGAACTGAGGGCGTGACACGAGGTCGGCCTGGGCGTCGGAGTGCGGCCGAGCGGAAGCAGGCGGTGATGGAGTTGCTCTCAGGAAAGGCAAGCTTAGATCAGCTCGCGA
The genomic region above belongs to Chrysiogenia bacterium and contains:
- a CDS encoding alpha-amylase, giving the protein MIVYNLFPLLAGPCRAWTPHLQRAAEMGFDWVFVNPIQKPGFSGSLYSIVDYFALNPLLGEPQPQPEIV